CGAGGAGATCCTGGAGGAGGACGATGAGGCCGTCAGCGCGGAGATGCTGGTAAGAAATCTGCACCGGAACTCCATTtaaaccaacacattctcacgaACGGGTTTGTATGACATTGCACGAAATTAGGCGACCGTTGGTCGGTCGTGTGACGCCGTATCAGAAGCCGTTATAGTTAAGTGTAGCCAATAAAAAGTGACCGTTGGATTGCTTGTGTTTAGTTTAAAGTAGTATGAATTAGTAAGGTTTTGTTTCTAGTTTGTTTCCATAGTTTAGTgcagggatgcaccaaatccaggattcggcttcagattcggccgaatattgggctttttgacggggttgggtttctgctgaaccctacgcttgcaccacgcgcgctacgctggtcgccgtaatgacggcgtcgttgattacaggaaggtgtttacgtaggtggagcttcaatgcagcaggctgagaggaagtggaaatggaactggtgagcagaaaaagggttgtttggcagtactttcagtcaaaagaaggccattcaagtccagctacatgttcaatctgcaatgctgattagtctggtggtggcgaggaccctaaacaatacacaacatcaccgctgttacaacatctggtatgaaacatctggaagaatacgagctgagcatgaaggaatctacagacagcagccagaatgcagcaacttcaggtacggcaaaggaaggacagtcactgtttacttcattaatgtgttgactgtgttcatggactgaggacgggacgaggattcagtattcggtttcggattcggcagaatcttaaccagtggatttggtattcggccgaacaccaaaaatctggattcggttcATCCATAGTTTAGTGGTTTAAAGGTCctctgacatgctgctttttggatgttttcataTAGGCCCTAATTGGTCTAAatgatcccctaatactgtatctgaagtctcttttatatagaccttagtggtcccctaatactgtatctgaagtctcttttatatagaccttagtggtcccctaatactgtatctgaagtctcttttatatagaccttagtggtcccctaatactgtatctgaagtctctttatatagaccttagtggtcccctaatactgtatctgaagtctcttttatatagaccttagtggtcccctaatactgtatctgaagtctctttatatagaccttagtggtcccctaatactgtatctgaagtctcttttatatagaccttagtggtcccctaatactgtatctgaagtctcttttatatagaccttagtggtcccctaatactgtatctgaagtctcttttataaagatcttagtggtcccctaatactgtatctgaagtctcttttatatagaccttagtggtcccctaatactgtatctgaagtctcttttataaagatcttagtggtcccctaatactgtatctgaagtctcttttatatagaccttagtggtcccctaatactgtatctgaagtctcttttatatagaccttagtggtcccctaatactgtatctgaagtctcttttatatagaccttagtggtcccctaatactgtatctgaagtctcttttatatagaccttagtggtcccctaatactgtatctgaagtctcttttatatagaccttagtggtcccctaatactgtatctgaagtctctttccctaaattcagccttggagcagtattacagccactagagccagtcccacaatgagctttccttaggatggcccatttctgtgtctgtagctttaaatgctattgaggaggagggggggcaaggtggagggtggggtgtgaccttgaccaactgccacttcgcttgtttgaaagccatgatgtctctctctctttctcatgggggggccaaatcctttgggcgggcaaagcagagaaaggggaggtaacctttccccttatgacgtcataaagggaagactcctgattggcccatctgagctttcattttctcaaaggcagagcaggatacccagggctcggtttacacatatcaccatttctagccactggggggccataggcaggctgggggaactcatattaatgttaaaaaacctcataaagtgacattttcatgccatgggacctttaactcttattttgaaagagtCATCAGCATCCATAggttctttctttcctttgtaGTTGGTGCACCTGTGATCCTTTTTTAAACTCTTATGTTAATTAATAACTTTAATGTTCCAAAAACACCTGTCATTAAGTGGCTTCCTTAACGAGCTGGGTCCTAACTTTTTGCTAAGAAATGTggcatttaaacatttgaagcTATACTTTAATGTGGTTGTTGTCTTCCAGGAGCTACTGCAGATCTGTCCAGTGTCTCTGACGCTTTTCCcacatttttgaagtttttttcccCGAGGTTTGtgtcacattttttgacatCTTGTTCTGCAGAAATGTGGcgttttaaacatttgaaccTACTTAGTTGTGGTCGGTGTCCTCGGGTCTGCCAGCCCGGTCTCATGGcatatttcaatgggaagcatatttcgtgatcacagaatGATGACGGTAGCtagtagtattgataaggcgaaactccgcgcagggaggttggtcgggggggtggatgggtcaaacaacacaggaccttcacccCGGAGAGCGTGTCCATGTTCtccttttcctaaccacaatgGCGTTTAATTTACCCGTTGTTGTGTGCCCCGGCGCCatggggatcgcgtcccgtgAGTGGCGgcccgtcccgttgttgtggccggcgtgtggcaCCTCATTTCCCcattgttgcgtcccccagagcaggttcgaaaaattgtgacctgtacacgtTCAAAGATCGTGACAcgtaaatcaaaataacgtgactattcATGACCTGGCGTGAGACCGCGTTGGGTCTGTCCAGATTGTCgccaatgctttttttttaaatgatgttttAGTTGCTCTTTTCaacatttatcacttttttcgacaggtttttttttgtctgtttttctgatATTTATGCAACATTTTGACGTATTTTAACACAAATCTTGTTCTGCAGAAATGTGGCGTATTAAACACTTGAGCCTATACTTGGTGTCTTCCAGGAGCCGCTGTCCTCGGATCTGTCCAGAGTGTCTCCTCTCAACTCCTGGCTGATCTTCAGAAGAAACTCCAACAAGGGGGACAACCGGAGAACCAAAGGATCCAGGAGAACCTCAAAGGTTAGCCACATCTAAACAAAAAACTGATGAAATGTGATGAAATGAGCAGAAACTGTCCTGATGTCCACTGAATTCATATCAACCAACCTgatcacagaattccgtgaaagaagaaacgggacagttgggtttaggaaaagatagAAATCGGGGCGGCTGGGTTTAGATAAGGAGACAGCAATGGGACgattgggtttaggtaaagaagaacacgACGGTTGGgattagataaagaagaacgggacggttgggtttaggtaaagaagaacgggacagttgggtttaggtaaagaagaacgggacggttgggtttaggtaaagaacggGCCAATTGgatttaggtaaagaagaacgggacggttgggtttaggttgCAGGTTTGCAGAAAGCGAGAGTGGATGAGAGGAGGTTATGTTGTATTTATAGGAATGCTGGAAGAGGTGTGGCCCTGCTCCTAAAACTCTGCTAATTAGCTTCAATAATTGATatgaacacattatttttcatattaaaagttttctgaaatatttatgtttaaatatgcaaatgaggcgttatctaatgctaacttttggggaatttaggagaaatctacagacaaCAAGTAGACAAAAGGTAGTCgcataaatgtttttcttccaccagtctgaaagaagacaaagAGCCCCAAAACTCACCATTTAAAagtgatgtttttgtctgtagCATCTCTTAATAAGCCGGAGATATAATTGTTTTAACTGCGTATACATGACACCTGCCTCTCGTATCCGGCATCCGTTTAAAGGCCGTGacccaccaaccagacggccgaccgtcagcagtaaagccagtcagactgatcagtctccccgaggtccaaaaagtgcctcagaacacaccgaagagacgccgacctgagcgtacgttctgcgcctgCACGAGACGTaacacgtctccataacagcaggcggcgccaATCTGTAtcgtcgcccaaaaaatgaaaaccggaaatgacgaacgcgcCACGTGGGCTAGGCACGTCAGCAGCGACAACAATGACGGAAGGTTTTCAAAACAAGCTAATAGACTGAGTGTGCAATTACCTGAATCTGTACGATGCACACACATGCCGTCACAACATGAGTCTCATGTGTTTGCAGCATGGTCTTCCCGGCCCTCCTGGCCCTCCGGGCCCCCAGGGGCCTCCAGGGCCCCCCGCCCCCCTCCTGCCCCAACAAGAGCAGCTGATCCAGGATCTGCAGCTCAAACTGAGAGGTGAGAACTCACTGACGCTGCAGCAGCTTCAGATAAACATCGCAATCAGACTTTTCTCTGGAGCGAAGCTAGGCTAACAACGTCCTAAATGTGTCTCTGTATCGGAGCCGTGCAGCTTGGTGTTTTTCTGGGTGGAAATGTCAAcagtttctctttctttttctacacttttctcgacatttttgtcgattttattccattttttggttacttttttaatgatgttttGTCAATTTTTGAACAAGATTTTTCTcgcttttttttctgatgtttttgatgggtttttttgggtcactttgtcatttttttcccctgcgtttttgtagctttttccaacttttgtcactttttaaggTTTAAAAAGCTTTTGTTTAGGTTTAAAATATGCTGGCTTCACACGCAAACcattaaaatatcaaaataaaatgacaaaaatcaaccaacaacaagctagagctgcaaagattcatgAATAAGTTAATCTACTATAATAATCTCCATCATTTATATAATCCATGAATCATTTGAGTCATTTCTTTATGATAAAACAGGTAAACTAGTgagatgtcagcttgttaaatgtgaatatgttgtagtctcttctctcctctgggacaggaaactgaacatctttgagttgtggaacaaaacaagacatttgaggacgtttatcttcatatttgttgtcagtaaaaatgaaaaattatgAAATCTAACGTGTGTAGTTACAAACACGACTGAAAACTTAACGATCCAGACTGCTCAGTTTCATATTCACATCATTCACTTTTCACTTTCCCCCAGAGTTTTCTGTATGTAGGTTATATAAACacagctcagtgtgtgtgtgtgtgtgtgtgtgtgtgtgtgtgtgtgtgtgtgtgtgtgtgtgtgtgtgtgtgtgtgtgtgtgtgtgtgtgtgtgtggaggcagGCTGTCTGAGTCCTTAATAGGGGTAATTTTGTGGAGCGTGGATGTGACTTGGCTCGGCGGCAGGATTCCTGAAATTCCTGCTGACTGATGATGTGTCTTTgttactttttgtgtgtgtgtgtgtgtgtgtgtgtgtgtgtgtgtgtgtgtgtgtgtgtgtgtgtgtgtgtgtgtgtgtgtgtgtgtgtgtgtgtgtgtgtgttcatattctacagtttgtgtgtttaaaagaGAAAACCCCCCGACTGTTTCCAGACACACGTTTTCTGTTGACTAAATAATgcataaatataaacatatataaacatcACTGTGATTAAAAGTGCGTCATATCATATTGCCGTGTGTTGACATCCAGTTACAGAGTAacttagagtcactaaaaggtctgttgttgctgctgacagactcagattattattctaagtgtctgacaacattatgaaaggatccctacagagatagaccttttagttaaagaggaagatccttttagtttaacatgaaacagccccgaaatcaccatcaccaaacccaccagactccatgtaaataatcaggacttttagcgtgtatagagccagcatatttccaccagactccatgtaaataatcaggacttttagcgtgtatagagccagcatatctccaccagactccatgtaaataatcaggacttttagcgtgtatagagccagcatatttccaccagactccatgtaaataatcaggacttttagcgtgtatagagccagcatatctccaccagactccatgtaaataatcaggacttttagcgtgtatagagccagcatatctccaccagactccatgtaaataatcaggacttttagcgtgtatagagccagcatatctccaccagactccatgtaaataatcaggacttttatcatcgtaaaacacacttcattcaaagtggacagaaactaaataaaactaccaaaaagcTGACTTTTTGCAGCTCTGGTGTAGATGTAGCTTCGGCCTGTATAAACAGAACTGACTGACCCCATTTACCCAGAATGCATTTGAGTAAATGAGTCACACCGCATAGCTTTGTGTAAGTGATGAACTCAGACGTCTGACACAAACTtcagcgacaaaaacgtcaaaaaaaagtgtcaaaaaaatgtagaaaaagctAAAGAAAGTGACGAAATAGTCACAAAAAGTGAGtagaaaggagacaaaaaaagggtaaaaaaacacacgcacacgcacacacacacacacacacagacagacagacgcatgCAACCATGTACactcacacaaagacacacacacacacacacacacatgcaaccatgtacactcacacaaagacacacacacacacacacacacagacagacagacgcatgCAACCATGTACactcacacaaagacacacacacacacacacacacacacagacagacgcatgCAACCATGTACactcacacaaagacacacacacacacacacacacacacacactcactcactcactcactcacacacacacagacagacgcatgCAACCATgcaccacacactcacacagagacacacacacaaacacacacacacacacacacctttaacatactgacaggaaaaaaaagggtaaaaaaacCCGTCAAAAATGTCTCAAACACTGACATAAACGTTGGAAAAATAACCGTCAAAAGAGAGTGAGAGTAAATGAGAGGTAGTGCAGACGTCTGAGGTCTGACTGAGTCACACGCAGCTCATGTTTGTTCTCCTATGACTTCACTTTCTCAACGTTATAGAAACAATGGCAGCGTTTGATTCCCCGTCTCTCTCAGACCTGGCAGCAGGAggagtgtgtttcctgtgtgatCGGCCTCCTCGCGTCTCCACCTCCTTCCTAAGGCGCCTCCCAGCAGCCGCCATCATCCCTCGCCGCAGCCTGCTGGAGCTGCAGCCATTCAGccaggtgacacacacacacacacacacacacacacacacacacacacacacacacacacacacacacagagatacacacacacacacacacacacacacacacacacacagagacagacacacacatacacacacagtaaaacacacacacagacacacacacagtaaaacacacacacagacacggatgaatgcatgcacgcacgcagacacacacacacacacacacacacacagagacagacacacacacacacacacacacacacacagagacacacacacacacacacacacacacacacacacacacacagagacagacacacacacacacacacacagagatacacacacacacacacacacacacacacacacacacacagaccggaTAGTGCGCGCACAcgcgagacacacacacacacacacacacacacacacacacacacacacacacacaagacacacatgcacacgcacacacacacacacgcacacacacacacacacacacacacacacacacacacacacgcacacacacacaagacacacacacacacacacaaacacacacacacacacacaaacacacacacgcacacacacacacacacctttaacgTTTAACTTTAACATACTACCAGGAAGTGATGCAATGGATTAAAGCAATACTCTTTCCAAATGAgtgtttgacctttgaccctgagCGCCTTgtgtttgacctttgaccctgcaGCCCTCCGACTCGGAGCGGAGCCTCCAGAGAGGTCAGAGCTTCAACGCCAGCACCGGCCGCTACGCCGCAGCCGTCTCCGGCTTCTACCAGCTCACAGCCAGCCTCCTCataggtgagacacacacacacacacacacacacacacacacacacacacacacacacacacacacacacacacacacacacacacacacacacacacacagacacacacacacacacacacacacacatgagacacacacacacacacccacacacacacagacacacatgagacacacacacacacacacataagacacacacacacacacacacacacacacacacacaacacacacacacacacacacacacacacacaagacacacacacacacacacacacacacacacaacacacacacacacacacacacacacacacacacacacacacagagacacacacacacacacacagagacacaagacacac
The Sander vitreus isolate 19-12246 unplaced genomic scaffold, sanVit1 ctg299_0, whole genome shotgun sequence DNA segment above includes these coding regions:
- the LOC144513624 gene encoding erythroferrone isoform X1 is translated as MSARLSQGRSSPAGAGGRLLLPLLLGLMMMTMKVIEAASVEDAESGESEEILEEDDEAVSAEMLEPLSSDLSRVSPLNSWLIFRRNSNKGDNRRTKGSRRTSKHGLPGPPGPPGPQGPPGPPAPLLPQQEQLIQDLQLKLRETMAAFDSPSLSDLAAGGVCFLCDRPPRVSTSFLRRLPAAAIIPRRSLLELQPFSQPSDSERSLQRGQSFNASTGRYAAAVSGFYQLTASLLIESGDRVQVRLRDSVRAAICIESLCQSNLSVESVMGVAAAGGTFSILLTGTLYLQAGEYVSVFVDNATGSTIRVLQDSLFSGILLGV
- the LOC144513624 gene encoding erythroferrone isoform X2 — its product is MSARLSQGRSSPAGAGGRLLLPLLLGLMMMTMKVIEAASVEDAESGESEEILEEDDEAVSAEMLEPLSSDLSRVSPLNSWLIFRRNSNKGDNRRTKGSRRTSKHGLPGPPGPPGPQGPPGPPAPLLPQQEQLIQDLQLKLRDLAAGGVCFLCDRPPRVSTSFLRRLPAAAIIPRRSLLELQPFSQPSDSERSLQRGQSFNASTGRYAAAVSGFYQLTASLLIESGDRVQVRLRDSVRAAICIESLCQSNLSVESVMGVAAAGGTFSILLTGTLYLQAGEYVSVFVDNATGSTIRVLQDSLFSGILLGV